One stretch of Daphnia pulicaria isolate SC F1-1A chromosome 6, SC_F0-13Bv2, whole genome shotgun sequence DNA includes these proteins:
- the LOC124342344 gene encoding uncharacterized protein LOC124342344: protein MRLLGFALLVIISKLNVGLAYSIERNNKAGCAFNLDISSPAYPPHLIDENMKIVLPVLEGTARIINLSEGQQVTIGCLGAGNYMLATGLGLNSATCAANSNLQLADGTEYSYDGIGCVKQNDEVLIEQGTCANGPGTFIRNGWQFGADFIPLFDMCHDKNLALNYYSIDTVYGRSVNADDKTNTGPTFSQSSYYPGLSVNTLYTQAEQTKTIAGIVGSDALAGQYIVPNTEYYFSRGHMAPDADFIDAASQDASYYFMNAAPQFQTFNNGNWKWLEIGVRNTAIARQLDLTIYTGTFSVTTLADINGVQQKIYLAFDANNNGLIPAPKYFWKLIHEPISNTATAVIGINNPYLDPVMPEDVICPDVCDQIPWVNSAIFELNNIAKGYTFCCTAAELYKAVSFSPNLDVPLFI from the exons ATGCGCCTTTTAGGGTTTGCTTTACTTGTCATTATTTCAAAGTTGAATGTCGGCCTAGCTTATTCAATTGAAAGGAATAATAAAGCAG GATGCGCATTCAACTTGGACATCAGCTCTCCAGCATATCCCCCTCACTTGATTGacgaaaacatgaaaattgtACTGCCAGTCCTGGAGGGCACGGCCAGGATCATCAATCTGAGCGAAGGGCAACAGGTGACCATCGGCTGTTTGGGCGCTGGCAATTACATGCTAGCCACTGGTTTGGGACTGAACTCGGCTACGTGTGCGGCCAACTCAAATTTACAGTTGGCTGACGGAACGGAATATTCCTACGACGGAATCGGTTGCGTCAAGCAAAATGATGAAGTTCTTATCGAGCAAGGCACTTGCGCCAACGGGCCGGGAACCTTCATCCGCAACGGATGGCAATTCGGCGCCGATTTCATTCCCCTGTTCGACATGTGCCACGACAAGAATTTGGCGTTGAATTATTACTCCATCGACACGGTCTACGGTCGCTCAGTCAATGCTGACGACAAGACAAACACTGGGCCAACCTTCAGTCAAAGTTCCTACTACCCGGGGTTGAGCGTCAACACCCTGTACACGCAAGCGGAGCAAACGAAAACCATCGCTGGGATCGTCGGTTCCGATGCATTGGCCGGCCAGTACATTGTTCCCAATACTGAATACTATTTTAGTCGAGGACATATGGCTCCCGATGCCGATTTCATCGACGCTGCTAGTCAAGATGCTAGCTACTATTTCATGAACGCGGCGCCTCAATTCCAGACGTTCAACAACGGAAACTGGAA GTGGCTGGAGATTGGCGTTCGCAACACGGCAATTGCTCGTCAACTGGATTTGACGATTTACACAGGAACTTTCTCCGTGACGACGTTGGCTGATATCAACGGCGTCCAGCAGAAAATTTATCTGGCATTCGATGCCAACAACAACGGTCTTATCCCAGCGCCAAAATACTTCTGGAAACTCATCCATGAGCCAATCTCTAATACTGCCACTGCCGTTATCGGCATCAACAATCCTTACTTGGACCCAGTGATGCCGGAAGACGTTATTTGCCCAGATGTGTGCGACCAAATTCCGTGGGTAAACAGCGcgatttttgaattgaataaCATTGCCAAAGGTTACACCTTCTGCTGTACTGCTGCCGAACTGTACAAGGCTGTCAGCTTTTCTCCCAATCTGGATGTACCCCTTTTCATTTAA
- the LOC124342345 gene encoding uncharacterized protein LOC124342345 has protein sequence MRFLGFTLLVIISQLNVGLSYSIERNTKAGCSINLDTSSPAYPPHLIDENKKIVLPVMEGTARIINLSQGQQVTISCLGAGNYMKANGLQLNPATCAGSSNLQLADGTQYSYSQTGCFKQNKEVLIEQGTCANGPGTFIRNGWQFGADFIPLFDMCHDKNLALNYYTINTVYGRSANADDKANSRPSFSQSSYYPGLSVNTLYTQAEQTKTIAGIVGSDALAGQYIVPNTEYYLSRGHMAPDGDFIDAASQDASYYFMNAAPQFQTFNNGNWKWLEIGVRNTAIARQLDLTIYTGTFSVMTLADINGVQQQIYLAFDANNNGLLPAPKYFWKLIHEPISNTATAVIGINNPYLNPVTPGDVFCPDVCDQIPWVTSAISQLTNIAKGYTFCCSAAELHKAISFAPNLNVPLFV, from the exons ATGCGCTTTTTAGGGTTTACTTTACTCGTCATTATTTCACAGTTGAATGTCGGCCTATCTTATTCAATTGAAAGGAATACTAAAGCAG GTTGTTCAATTAACTTGGACACTAGCTCGCCAGCTTACCCTCCTCACTTAATTgacgaaaataagaaaattgttcTGCCAGTCATGGAGGGCACGGCCAGGATCATCAATCTGAGCCAAGGGCAACAAGTGACCATCAGCTGTTTGGGCGCTGGCAATTACATGAAAGCGAACGGTTTGCAACTAAATCCGGCTACGTGCGCGGGCAGTTCAAATTTGCAGCTGGCTGATGGAACGCAATATTCCTACAGTCAAACTGGCTGTTTCAAGCAAAATAAAGAAGTTCTAATCGAACAAGGCACTTGCGCCAACGGGCCGGGAACCTTCATCCGCAACGGATGGCAATTCGGCGCCGATTTCATTCCCCTGTTCGACATGTGCCACGACAAGAATTTGGCTTTGAATTATTACACGATCAACACTGTTTACGGCCGCTCAGCTAATGCCGATGACAAGGCTAACTCGCGTCCGTCCTTCAGTCAAAGTTCCTACTACCCCGGCTTGAGCGTCAACACCCTGTACACGCAAGCGGAGCAAACGAAAACCATCGCCGGGATCGTCGGTTCCGATGCGTTGGCCGGCCAGTACATTGTTCCCAATACTGAGTACTATTTATCTCGGGGGCATATGGCTCCCGATGGTGATTTTATCGACGCTGCTAGTCAGGATGCCAGCTACTATTTCATGAACGCGGCGCCTCAATTCCAGACGTTTAACAACGGAAACTGGAA GTGGCTGGAGATTGGCGTTCGCAACACGGCAATTGCTCGTCAACTGGATTTGACGATTTACACAGGAACTTTCTCCGTGATGACGTTGGCTGATATCAACGGCGTCCAGCAACAAATTTATCTGGCATTTGATGCCAATAACAACGGTCTGCTCCCAGCGCCGAAATACTTCTGGAAACTCATCCATGAGCCAATCTCTAACACTGCCACTGCCGTTATCGGCATCAACAATCCTTACTTGAACCCAGTTACGCCTGGAGATGTTTTTTGTCCTGACGTCTGCGACCAAATTCCTTGGGTAACCAGCGCAATTTCACAGCTAACTAACATTGCCAAAGGTTACACCTTCTGCTGTTCCGCTGCCGAACTGCACAAGGCTATCAGCTTTGCCCCCAATCTGAATGTACCTCTTTTCGTTTAA
- the LOC124342346 gene encoding mRNA-capping enzyme-like, with the protein MDRQGRSGYPTRSNYSRYGRGIHHQSHTEGSKPTFTRINPDTKFIDNEDVEGVHLVNDFDLVRQLQVRLGEFAKGPRNIFPAMWPVSLSTKNVQSLASKPYYVVGPKPAGPRFLLYIDSSGDIFLENMTQHIFRVDEDHAIKIETFDGRPITDTVLDGIITREKSIDNASCNGKEATRKFTFIILDAIRCSGNDLTGLNILERIAFVREVIMIPRTYARGKEKEAFDLEIIKYEDAYQTENYLSDEFINSYKYPFRSLVFHPRQKGYNTRSTYKAFQWRENDVQEISFRLQIPKGIREPKVAELHVIGPYRSEIKYDTIKMTEEIKKLDGCIIDCRYFDHQWIFIKQRHDRNHPNGRRAVMGKMEALENSVSRDLLLATLENSRGLE; encoded by the exons atggaCCGCCAAGGCCGATCCGGGTATCCTACTCGATCCAATTACTCACGTTATGGCAGAGGTATTCATCATCAGTCACATAC TGAAGGATCTAAGCCAACATTCACTCGCATCAACCCTGAcacaaaatttattgataacgAAGACGTTGAGGGGGTACACCTTGTAAATGACTTTGACCTGGTTCGTCAACTGCAAGTGCGTTTGGGAGAATTCGCCAAAGGACCGAGGAATATTTTTCCTGCAATGTGGCCCGTCTCCTTGTCCACGAAGAACGTCCAGTCGCTTGCATCAA agcCTTATTATGTGGTGGGACCCAAACCAGCCGGACCGCGTTTCCTGCTTTACATCGATTCTTCCGGGGATATTTTCCTGGAGAATATGACGCAACACATTTTTCGTGTCGACGAGGATCACGCCATTAAGATAGAAACGTTTGACGGGCGACCAATAACAGACACTGTTCTCGATGGAATAATTACAAGAGAGAAATCAATTGACAATGCCAGTTGTAATGGAAAAGAGGCTACCAGGAAATTTACGTTTATAATTCTGGACGCAATCAGGTGCAGCGGAAATGACCTGACTGGTTTGAATATCCTCGAACGAATCGCTTTTGTCAGG GAAGTGATCATGATACCAAGGACGTATGCCCGGGGAAAAGAGAAGGAAGCATTTGACTTGGAGATAATCAAATACGAGGATGCGTATCAGACAGAAAATTACTTGTCTGATGAATTCATCAATAGTTACAAATATCCATTTCGTTCGCTAGTCTTTCATCCACGACAGAAG GGCTATAACACCAGATCCACTTACAAAGCCTTTCAGTGGCGGGAAAATGATGTTCAAGAAATCAGTTTTCGGCTTCAAATTCCAAAAGGAATCAGAGa GCCAAAAGTCGCCGAGCTTCATGTGATAGGCCCTTATCGCTCTGAAATCAAATACGACACGATTAAAATGacagaagaaattaaaaagctGGACGGATGCATTATTGATTGCCGCTATTTTGATCACCAATGGATCTTCATCAAGCAGCGCCATGACCGCAATCATCCCAATGGAAGGCGTGCAGTTATGG GGAAAATGGAAGCGCTAGAAAATTCCGTGTCTCGTGATCTTCTCCTGGCTACTCTAGAAAATTCTAGAGGTTTGGAATGA